In Arthrobacter sp. StoSoilB5, one genomic interval encodes:
- a CDS encoding DUF1992 domain-containing protein has product MNTENSSFRRRLERGAELHAVRASGGNAREEAELEAAEAEEREKRRKVDDAARVEYLIRDAMAQGKFDNLKYAGKPIPGLGESYDPDWWVKGLIQRERLSGVGPPAILLRIEDAELDAKLDQQYTEKQVRDILEDFNQRVIEARRQLQGGPPVVTKLRDVDVELDLWRERRAASAPSEPELEPQAKRSWWQRLWNGSGSPN; this is encoded by the coding sequence GTGAACACCGAGAACAGTTCATTCCGGCGACGGCTGGAGCGCGGCGCCGAATTGCACGCGGTACGGGCCTCGGGCGGCAATGCCCGGGAAGAGGCGGAGCTTGAAGCTGCCGAAGCCGAAGAACGCGAGAAGCGCCGGAAGGTCGATGACGCCGCCCGGGTTGAATACCTCATCCGTGATGCTATGGCCCAAGGCAAGTTCGACAACCTGAAGTATGCCGGCAAACCGATCCCGGGGTTGGGGGAAAGCTACGACCCCGATTGGTGGGTGAAGGGCCTTATCCAGAGGGAGCGCCTGAGCGGGGTTGGTCCTCCGGCGATCCTGCTCCGCATTGAGGACGCGGAACTCGACGCGAAGCTGGACCAGCAGTACACGGAGAAACAGGTTCGCGACATCCTGGAGGACTTCAACCAGCGGGTCATCGAAGCCCGGAGACAGCTCCAGGGCGGCCCACCGGTGGTCACGAAGCTCCGCGACGTGGACGTTGAGCTTGATCTATGGCGTGAACGAAGGGCCGCGTCCGCTCCGTCAGAGCCAGAACTCGAGCCGCAGGCGAAACGGAGCTGGTGGCAACGCCTCTGGAACGGCTCGGGTTCACCCAACTAA
- a CDS encoding transglycosylase domain-containing protein, translated as MARNKGPRLGLGKVLLRIFAFFFVSILSGVLICGFMVPVVQFTSTTMGGSIGFYESLPSQLDVDSPSLSSTVVTADGQHIATFYAENRVKVPLDQMSPFIRQAIVAIEDSRFYEHPGVDAQGIIRALTSNVTKGTRQGASTLTQQYVTNVLNESRLSQGRPEDVVLSGDKTMGDKLREIKLALELEKRFSKDQILEGYLNIVFFNRNAYGIEAASRYFFSTSAKDLTLPQAALLAGLVNGPSVYDPTTSPESAFARRNLVLDRMLEQGQITQVDHDAAVATPVELKITPSLQGCAGASIATYFCDYVSHLILNNEAYGATVEDRERLLYRGGLTITTTLDSRLQAAAQVQVDASAGANPDKWGASMTTVQPGTGKILSMAQNTVFVPQDGKFDTQLNFNVDAKDENGNDLNGAGGFQPGSTMKPFIFAEWLNEGKSPTAVVDASRRVYPVGFPWRSSCGKVLGGYSTAQKAQNLGADDDLQNNDEGYYRPMPINYGLYNSINTATFATAAQLDFCGIQKMVDAVGLHSGLDNAPINMHQIGNLLGSIGVAPVVLASAYATFANDGTYCKPIAITDISDSQGRKYPAQTPECKETVKPAVARGVTAVLQDVLKLGSGVYIEPKVQNQVPVAAKTGTSNNNGATWVAGFTTRLATASFFGDTTAGQQRAGQNVTINGKFYKSLDGYMIAGPQWANYMMQATALYPSGAFNPPAPPPAPGPSTSPAAPR; from the coding sequence ATGGCGCGGAACAAGGGTCCACGGTTAGGTCTGGGCAAGGTCCTCCTGAGGATCTTCGCGTTTTTCTTCGTGAGCATCCTCAGCGGGGTGCTGATCTGCGGTTTCATGGTGCCAGTGGTTCAGTTCACCAGCACCACCATGGGGGGTTCCATCGGTTTTTACGAGAGCCTGCCCAGCCAACTAGACGTTGATTCGCCGTCCCTTTCCAGCACTGTGGTCACTGCAGACGGCCAGCACATCGCCACGTTTTATGCAGAGAACCGCGTGAAGGTACCACTGGACCAAATGTCGCCCTTCATCCGTCAGGCGATCGTGGCCATCGAAGACAGTCGCTTTTACGAGCATCCGGGAGTGGATGCGCAAGGAATCATCCGGGCGCTGACGTCCAACGTGACCAAGGGGACCCGGCAGGGCGCGTCGACCCTGACCCAGCAATATGTCACCAACGTGCTGAACGAGTCCCGCCTCTCGCAAGGGCGGCCCGAGGACGTGGTGCTCAGCGGGGACAAGACCATGGGTGACAAGCTGCGCGAGATCAAACTGGCCTTGGAGCTCGAGAAGCGCTTCAGCAAAGACCAAATTCTTGAGGGATACCTGAACATCGTGTTCTTTAACCGGAACGCATACGGCATCGAAGCCGCTTCACGCTATTTCTTCAGCACCTCAGCGAAGGACCTCACCTTGCCACAGGCCGCGCTTTTGGCAGGCCTGGTGAACGGGCCCAGCGTCTATGACCCCACAACCTCGCCGGAATCAGCGTTCGCCCGCCGAAACTTGGTGCTGGACAGGATGCTGGAACAGGGCCAGATCACGCAAGTAGATCATGACGCGGCAGTCGCTACCCCAGTTGAGCTGAAAATCACTCCGTCCCTCCAAGGCTGTGCAGGGGCCTCCATCGCCACGTACTTCTGCGACTACGTGTCCCACCTGATCCTCAACAATGAAGCCTACGGCGCAACCGTGGAGGACCGCGAACGGCTCCTGTACCGGGGCGGGCTCACCATCACCACCACTTTGGACAGCCGGTTGCAGGCGGCGGCACAAGTACAGGTGGATGCCTCTGCAGGCGCCAACCCGGACAAGTGGGGCGCTTCGATGACCACCGTGCAACCAGGCACAGGAAAGATCCTGTCCATGGCACAAAACACGGTGTTCGTTCCGCAGGACGGGAAATTCGATACCCAGTTGAACTTCAACGTGGACGCGAAGGACGAAAACGGCAACGACCTCAATGGTGCAGGTGGCTTCCAACCCGGCTCCACCATGAAGCCGTTCATCTTCGCGGAGTGGCTCAACGAGGGCAAGTCGCCCACTGCCGTGGTGGATGCTTCCCGCCGGGTCTACCCGGTTGGCTTCCCGTGGCGTTCGAGCTGTGGGAAGGTGCTGGGTGGATACAGCACCGCGCAGAAGGCGCAGAACCTTGGCGCGGACGATGACCTGCAGAACAACGATGAGGGCTACTACCGCCCCATGCCCATTAATTACGGCCTCTATAACTCGATCAACACCGCCACATTCGCCACTGCAGCCCAGTTGGATTTCTGCGGCATCCAGAAAATGGTGGACGCGGTTGGTTTGCACAGCGGCCTGGACAACGCCCCGATCAACATGCACCAGATCGGCAACCTCCTTGGGTCCATCGGCGTCGCTCCCGTGGTCCTGGCGAGCGCCTACGCAACGTTCGCCAACGATGGCACCTACTGCAAGCCCATCGCCATCACCGATATCAGCGACTCACAAGGCAGGAAATACCCGGCCCAAACTCCTGAATGCAAGGAGACTGTGAAACCAGCCGTGGCCCGAGGGGTTACCGCAGTGCTTCAGGACGTGCTCAAGCTCGGATCCGGCGTCTACATCGAACCCAAGGTACAGAACCAGGTCCCCGTAGCGGCCAAGACAGGTACCTCCAACAACAACGGAGCAACATGGGTGGCTGGCTTCACCACCCGGCTCGCCACGGCCTCATTCTTTGGGGATACGACGGCGGGACAACAGCGGGCGGGACAGAACGTCACCATCAACGGCAAGTTCTACAAGTCATTGGACGGCTACATGATCGCCGGCCCGCAGTGGGCCAACTACATGATGCAGGCGACCGCCCTCTACCCGAGCGGTGCCTTCAACCCACCCGCGCCCCCGCCGGCGCCGGGTCCGAGCACGTCACCCGCAGCGCCGCGCTAA
- a CDS encoding glutamine amidotransferase, translating to MKPFLLLATRAEDAAADDEYQAYLRYCGLRAEELVRVRMEAAPLPAVELADYSGVIVGGSPYTSSDPVEEKSQAQLRVEAELSALLDRIVAADFPFLGACYGVGTLGVHQGAIIDRRYGEPVGATEIKLTADGERDPLLKGLPHTFEAFVGHKEACSQLPENAVLLASSAACPVHMFRIKKNLYATQFHPELDVDGLITRINIYKNAGYFPPHAADELIETARHASVTEPMRVLRNFTELYAR from the coding sequence GTGAAGCCCTTCCTTCTGTTGGCGACCCGCGCTGAAGACGCAGCAGCGGATGACGAGTACCAGGCCTACCTCCGGTACTGCGGGCTCCGGGCTGAGGAACTGGTCCGCGTCAGGATGGAGGCGGCACCATTGCCAGCCGTTGAGTTAGCCGATTACTCCGGTGTGATTGTGGGCGGCAGTCCTTACACCTCCAGTGACCCTGTAGAGGAGAAGAGCCAGGCCCAGCTTCGCGTCGAAGCTGAACTCTCAGCGCTCTTGGATCGCATCGTGGCCGCGGACTTCCCCTTCCTGGGTGCCTGCTACGGCGTTGGAACCTTGGGTGTTCATCAGGGAGCCATCATCGACCGTCGCTACGGGGAACCGGTCGGTGCAACGGAGATCAAACTGACCGCAGACGGGGAGCGCGATCCCCTGCTCAAAGGCCTGCCTCATACCTTCGAAGCATTCGTTGGACATAAGGAAGCCTGCAGCCAACTGCCGGAGAACGCTGTGTTGCTCGCGAGTTCCGCAGCCTGCCCTGTGCACATGTTCCGAATCAAGAAGAATCTCTACGCCACACAGTTCCACCCGGAACTGGATGTCGATGGTCTTATCACCAGGATTAATATCTACAAGAACGCAGGGTATTTTCCCCCGCATGCTGCCGATGAGCTCATCGAAACCGCAAGGCATGCCTCTGTGACGGAACCAATGCGGGTGCTGAGGAATTTCACGGAACTCTACGCTCGCTAG
- a CDS encoding ATP-binding protein has translation MNHDDVGEPMEQAPAPTEVIAVKGIIQDQHPVDFHALGVAGCIDRLAAPLRRSGVTVYWHTPHHGIEISSASAALLYHVAQETFSNTLNYAEASELTIRLNAVYHGIQLTIMDNGKGFEIHAAPSGRRHGFGLLLMSIAVHDAGGTVEIDSEVGRGTSVRVTLPLD, from the coding sequence ATGAATCACGATGATGTGGGGGAACCAATGGAACAGGCACCAGCGCCAACGGAGGTGATCGCCGTCAAGGGCATCATCCAGGACCAGCACCCCGTGGACTTCCACGCACTGGGGGTCGCAGGATGCATCGACAGGCTTGCCGCGCCGCTTCGACGCTCCGGCGTGACCGTCTACTGGCACACACCCCACCACGGCATCGAGATCTCGTCCGCATCCGCCGCGCTGCTCTACCACGTGGCCCAGGAGACGTTCAGCAATACCCTCAACTACGCGGAAGCCAGCGAACTCACCATCCGCCTCAACGCCGTCTACCACGGCATCCAACTCACCATCATGGACAACGGCAAGGGTTTCGAGATCCACGCCGCCCCCAGTGGCCGCCGGCACGGCTTCGGCCTGCTGCTGATGTCCATAGCAGTACACGACGCCGGCGGGACCGTCGAGATCGACTCCGAAGTTGGGCGGGGCACCAGTGTGAGGGTCACGCTGCCGCTGGATTGA
- a CDS encoding bifunctional allantoicase/(S)-ureidoglycine aminohydrolase, which produces MSKYYYPQGGLPPQTHLTTERAIVTEAYTVIPKGVMTDIVTSNLPGFSNTRSWIIARPISGFATTFSQLIVEIGPGGGAPKAEFEAGVEGVIFVTKGQVNLTLDGELHHLEEGGYAYLAAGSEWGVENVSDDIVSFHWIRKAYERLEGYEAKSFVTNEKDIEPTAMPDTDGAWKTTRFTDSSDLAHDMQVNIVTFQPGGVIPFPETHVMEHGLYVLEGKAMYLLNNDWVEVEAGDFMWLRAFCPQACYAGGPGEFRYLLYKDMNRQVKLT; this is translated from the coding sequence ATGAGCAAGTACTACTACCCTCAGGGCGGCCTGCCGCCGCAGACCCACCTCACCACGGAACGGGCCATCGTCACCGAGGCTTACACGGTGATCCCCAAGGGTGTCATGACGGATATCGTCACCAGCAACCTGCCGGGTTTCTCCAACACGCGTTCGTGGATCATCGCGCGGCCGATCTCCGGCTTTGCCACGACGTTCTCGCAACTGATCGTCGAGATCGGCCCCGGCGGCGGGGCTCCCAAGGCCGAGTTCGAGGCAGGCGTTGAAGGCGTCATCTTCGTGACCAAGGGCCAGGTGAACCTCACCCTCGACGGCGAACTGCACCATCTCGAGGAGGGCGGCTACGCCTACCTGGCCGCCGGCTCCGAGTGGGGCGTGGAGAACGTCTCCGACGACATCGTCTCCTTCCATTGGATCCGGAAGGCGTACGAGCGGCTTGAGGGTTACGAAGCCAAGTCCTTCGTGACCAACGAGAAGGACATTGAGCCCACCGCTATGCCCGACACGGACGGCGCTTGGAAGACCACCCGCTTCACGGACTCCAGCGACCTCGCCCACGACATGCAGGTCAACATCGTCACGTTCCAGCCCGGCGGTGTGATTCCGTTCCCGGAAACCCACGTCATGGAGCACGGCCTGTACGTCCTCGAGGGCAAGGCAATGTACCTGCTCAACAACGACTGGGTGGAGGTGGAAGCCGGCGACTTCATGTGGCTGCGCGCGTTCTGCCCACAGGCCTGCTACGCGGGTGGTCCGGGCGAGTTCCGTTACCTGCTGTACAAGGACATGAACCGCCAGGTGAAGCTCACCTAG
- a CDS encoding MFS transporter has translation MPWGGLLVLAAAGFTAVTTELLPSGLLPQISRDLGVDESAVGSLTAAYAAIIVFTALPLSRLLGGRVPRKTLLMGTVLAFALSNVLLALSTNLEVAIAARLLGGIAHGMLWSSMAPYVARIVPAHSVGKSMAVVFSGTSIALAVGAPIGTLMGTLMTWRVSFVVLAGVGVLLAFLALWLLPAAHDPGTHKTPSIRAALKLPGVIAVATAWPLLLLAHFTLFTYVAPFLLASGLPEALTGISLSVVGISGLVGIWIAGLTADSHPRRSVIIAVGLLLLAFALLPVLGGTWVGVFALMVAWGVSFGAIGIYNQAAILRAGGEHKDAANGLTVVTIQLGIAVGAGYGALALTTVGAQLVPLAAALPTAIALAIIISSKRGGYPAGPREK, from the coding sequence ATTCCGTGGGGCGGCCTTTTGGTGCTTGCCGCCGCGGGCTTTACGGCTGTCACCACAGAACTGCTTCCCTCTGGACTGCTCCCACAGATCAGCCGGGATCTGGGTGTGGATGAATCGGCTGTAGGTTCCCTGACCGCAGCATATGCAGCCATCATCGTTTTCACAGCCCTTCCCCTATCCCGTCTCCTTGGTGGGCGGGTCCCGCGGAAGACCCTGTTGATGGGGACGGTGCTTGCCTTCGCGCTCAGCAACGTCTTGCTGGCTTTGAGCACGAATCTTGAAGTGGCCATCGCCGCAAGGCTTTTGGGCGGTATTGCCCATGGCATGTTGTGGTCGAGCATGGCGCCGTATGTAGCGCGCATCGTCCCGGCGCACTCAGTAGGCAAGTCCATGGCGGTGGTCTTCAGCGGGACCAGCATCGCGTTGGCTGTCGGGGCCCCGATCGGCACACTGATGGGAACCCTCATGACATGGCGGGTTTCCTTTGTGGTCCTGGCCGGGGTTGGTGTCCTACTGGCATTTTTGGCGCTCTGGCTGCTGCCGGCTGCGCACGATCCCGGCACGCACAAGACGCCGTCGATCCGGGCAGCCCTCAAGCTACCCGGTGTGATCGCCGTGGCCACCGCTTGGCCGCTCTTGTTGCTCGCACACTTCACACTCTTTACATATGTTGCCCCTTTCCTGCTCGCCTCTGGATTGCCCGAAGCCCTCACTGGCATTTCCCTGTCTGTGGTCGGGATCTCTGGCTTGGTTGGAATTTGGATCGCTGGCCTGACCGCCGATTCCCATCCACGGCGTTCGGTGATTATCGCCGTCGGGCTTCTTTTGCTTGCCTTCGCGCTGCTGCCGGTTCTGGGCGGCACGTGGGTGGGGGTCTTCGCGCTGATGGTTGCCTGGGGCGTTTCGTTCGGAGCGATCGGCATCTACAACCAGGCGGCAATCCTTCGCGCTGGCGGGGAGCACAAGGATGCAGCCAACGGACTCACCGTAGTGACCATTCAACTGGGGATCGCCGTCGGCGCCGGGTACGGTGCGTTGGCGCTGACCACTGTTGGCGCTCAGTTGGTGCCGCTGGCCGCAGCGCTGCCAACAGCAATAGCCTTGGCGATCATCATTTCCAGCAAGCGCGGCGGATACCCGGCAGGGCCACGCGAAAAATGA
- the aceB gene encoding malate synthase A: protein MAITVTDPRPIDRAEEILTPKALGFIEELHKRFAGTRAELLEARKAKRDGVARTSRLDFLPETQEIRDGDWKVAEAPAALQDRRVEMTGPATPAKMAINALNSGAKVWLADLEDASTPTWPNVIDAILNLRDAAQGTLSYTSPEGKEYRLRTDAPLAVVVARPRGWHMEERHLLIDGEPAVGALVDFGLHFFHIAKQLLLNGHGPYYYLPKMESHLEARLWNDVFVFAQDFLGIPQGSIRATVLIETIPAAFEMDEILYELRDHASGLNAGRWDYLFSIIKYFRDAGEEFVLPDRASVAMTAPFMRAYTELLVKTCHKRGAFAMGGMAAVIPNRKQPDVTAAAFDKVRADKTREANDGFDGSWVAHPDLVSTCREVFDSVLGDPANGGKPNQIDKQRPEVNVTAEQLIDVASADGQVTEAGLRLNLYVAVAYTGVWISGSGAVAIHNLMEDAATAEISRSQVWQQIRNKSVLADTGNTVTRELVSRILGEETERLRIEFGDEQFKAYYEPASKLIEDICLSDDYTDFLTTPAYELVG from the coding sequence ATGGCTATCACTGTCACTGATCCCCGGCCGATCGATCGCGCCGAGGAAATCCTCACCCCCAAGGCACTGGGCTTCATCGAAGAACTGCACAAGCGGTTCGCCGGCACCCGCGCCGAGCTGCTGGAGGCCCGCAAGGCCAAGCGCGACGGCGTTGCCCGCACCAGCCGTTTGGACTTCCTCCCGGAGACCCAGGAAATCCGCGACGGCGACTGGAAGGTCGCCGAGGCACCCGCGGCCCTGCAGGACCGCCGCGTGGAGATGACCGGTCCGGCAACCCCCGCCAAGATGGCCATCAACGCGCTGAACTCCGGTGCCAAGGTATGGCTCGCTGACCTCGAAGACGCCAGCACGCCCACGTGGCCCAACGTCATCGATGCGATCCTCAACCTTCGCGACGCAGCCCAGGGAACTTTGAGCTACACCTCGCCCGAAGGCAAGGAGTACCGCCTGCGGACCGACGCTCCTCTGGCCGTTGTTGTGGCCCGCCCGCGCGGCTGGCACATGGAAGAACGTCACCTGCTGATCGACGGCGAACCCGCCGTAGGTGCGCTGGTGGACTTTGGCCTGCACTTCTTCCACATCGCCAAGCAGCTGCTCCTCAACGGCCACGGCCCGTACTACTACCTGCCCAAGATGGAAAGCCACCTTGAGGCCCGCCTCTGGAACGACGTCTTTGTGTTCGCCCAGGATTTCCTTGGCATCCCGCAGGGCAGCATCCGCGCCACCGTGCTGATCGAGACCATCCCGGCTGCGTTCGAGATGGACGAGATACTGTACGAACTGCGCGATCACGCCTCGGGCCTGAACGCCGGCCGCTGGGACTACCTCTTCAGCATCATCAAGTACTTCCGTGATGCAGGCGAAGAGTTCGTCCTCCCGGACCGCGCATCCGTTGCCATGACGGCGCCGTTCATGCGCGCCTACACCGAGCTGCTGGTCAAGACCTGCCACAAGCGCGGTGCATTCGCCATGGGTGGCATGGCCGCCGTCATCCCCAACCGCAAGCAGCCCGACGTTACGGCCGCCGCCTTCGACAAGGTCCGCGCCGACAAGACGCGCGAGGCCAACGACGGCTTCGACGGTTCCTGGGTTGCGCACCCGGACCTCGTTTCCACGTGCCGCGAGGTGTTCGATTCCGTCCTCGGTGACCCTGCCAACGGCGGAAAGCCCAACCAGATCGACAAGCAGCGCCCCGAGGTGAACGTCACCGCGGAGCAGCTGATCGACGTCGCCTCCGCCGACGGCCAAGTCACCGAAGCCGGCCTGCGACTGAACCTTTACGTCGCCGTCGCGTACACCGGCGTCTGGATCTCCGGCAGCGGTGCCGTGGCCATCCACAACCTGATGGAGGACGCTGCGACGGCGGAAATCTCCCGTTCGCAGGTCTGGCAGCAGATCCGCAACAAGTCGGTCCTGGCCGACACGGGCAACACCGTGACCCGCGAACTCGTCAGCCGCATCCTGGGCGAAGAGACTGAGCGCCTGCGCATCGAGTTCGGCGACGAGCAGTTCAAGGCCTACTACGAGCCGGCGTCCAAGCTGATCGAGGACATTTGCCTCTCCGACGACTACACGGACTTCCTCACCACGCCCGCGTATGAGCTGGTGGGCTGA
- a CDS encoding ammonium transporter, with product MEISAQHVWLMLSSAMVLFMTPGLGLFYGGMTRAKAALNMIMMSFISAGIVGVVWVLWGYSMTTGDGFLGLFGNPFAHFGLQDLMGSPDLLKVVFAATFAIITVALISGAIADRAKFGAWALFVPIWVTVVYCPLAYMIWGGGLMSAGGAVTQIFGQVIDFAGGAVVEVSSGTAAFVLALIVGKRHGFAKDPNHRPHNVPFIMIGAAILWFGWFGFNGGAATTVEQAGLIWVNTLVAPAAAMLSWLITEKIRHGHPTSLGAASGVVAGLVAITPSCANITPLAALGLGLVAGAACAVFVDLKYKFGFDDSLDVVGVHFGAGVIGTLSLGFVAFPTEGVAGGLLYGGGVQQLVAQTVAVLLTIALSGLGTLLIGRAIHKTIGFRVAHEHEVTGVDLTQHAESAYEFGLTAHGHFRQQQAHLSSLIKGGRKESAQAKEDSLV from the coding sequence GTGGAGATCTCTGCGCAACACGTCTGGCTGATGTTGTCATCGGCAATGGTGCTTTTCATGACCCCGGGGCTCGGCCTTTTCTACGGCGGTATGACCCGTGCCAAGGCAGCCCTCAACATGATCATGATGAGCTTCATCTCGGCGGGCATCGTTGGCGTCGTATGGGTACTGTGGGGTTACTCGATGACCACCGGCGACGGCTTCCTGGGCTTGTTCGGCAACCCCTTCGCGCACTTCGGGCTCCAGGACCTCATGGGTTCGCCCGACCTCCTCAAGGTAGTCTTCGCCGCTACCTTCGCCATCATCACCGTGGCACTCATCAGCGGCGCCATCGCCGACCGCGCCAAGTTCGGCGCCTGGGCACTCTTCGTCCCCATCTGGGTCACAGTGGTCTACTGCCCGCTGGCTTACATGATCTGGGGCGGGGGCTTGATGAGCGCAGGTGGGGCCGTCACGCAGATCTTCGGCCAGGTGATCGACTTCGCCGGCGGTGCCGTGGTTGAGGTCAGTTCAGGTACCGCCGCCTTCGTCCTCGCATTGATCGTGGGAAAGCGTCACGGATTCGCCAAGGACCCCAACCACCGCCCCCACAACGTCCCGTTCATCATGATCGGCGCAGCAATCCTCTGGTTCGGGTGGTTTGGCTTCAACGGCGGTGCTGCAACCACTGTTGAGCAGGCAGGCCTGATCTGGGTCAACACCTTGGTGGCTCCTGCCGCTGCGATGCTGAGCTGGTTGATCACGGAGAAGATCCGCCACGGACACCCGACTTCGTTGGGCGCAGCTTCCGGTGTCGTTGCCGGCTTGGTGGCCATCACCCCTTCCTGCGCCAACATCACCCCGCTCGCGGCCCTTGGCCTGGGACTCGTTGCTGGTGCCGCCTGTGCCGTGTTCGTGGACCTGAAGTACAAGTTCGGTTTCGACGATTCCCTTGACGTCGTGGGCGTGCACTTCGGGGCCGGCGTGATCGGCACACTTTCCCTTGGTTTCGTTGCCTTCCCCACGGAAGGCGTGGCTGGTGGGCTCCTTTACGGCGGCGGCGTGCAGCAACTCGTGGCACAGACAGTTGCCGTGCTGCTCACCATCGCCCTCTCGGGCCTGGGTACGCTGCTCATTGGCCGCGCTATTCACAAGACCATCGGCTTCCGCGTTGCCCACGAACACGAAGTCACCGGGGTGGACCTCACCCAGCATGCGGAGTCTGCCTACGAGTTCGGCCTCACTGCCCACGGCCACTTCCGCCAGCAGCAGGCGCACTTGTCGTCGCTGATCAAGGGTGGACGCAAGGAGTCGGCGCAGGCAAAGGAAGACAGCCTGGTCTAG
- a CDS encoding aldolase, with product MGSFTPEDLARIDSQLAATDQLLDRNYPGDDGSRQPIHTVYVPADRFTPTLAVEWGAQALATAEAHGGLEKLGQLLGQEPDLAAAVAARVAAKLASEPIEDLRLDFEDGYGDRGDEAEDADAVAAAETVAAAVAAGTAPPFIGIRFKCFEAATRARGLRTLDLFVSTLAAAGELPAGLILTLPKVTTVAQVQAMDFAVSRLEEVHGLPAGRLRFEVQVETPQLILGADGTSPVAQLPHAVPGRVSALHYGTYDYSASLGISAEYQSMEHPVADFAKEVMQLAVAGTGIRLSDGSTNIIPVGDGVEDAWKLHGRLVRRSLENGYYQGWDLHAAQLPSRFSASYAFYREGLPAAALRLRNYVERTEGGVMDEPATARALAGFVLRGVQCGAVGTDEVKALAGVELSQLTALAHPRLAQPTSH from the coding sequence ATGGGTTCCTTTACCCCGGAGGACCTCGCCCGAATTGATTCACAGCTCGCCGCCACCGACCAGTTGCTGGACCGCAACTACCCCGGTGACGACGGCTCGCGCCAGCCCATCCACACGGTGTACGTGCCCGCCGACCGCTTCACACCTACCTTGGCTGTCGAGTGGGGCGCCCAGGCACTCGCGACGGCGGAGGCGCACGGCGGCCTGGAAAAGCTCGGCCAGCTATTGGGCCAGGAGCCGGACCTGGCGGCCGCTGTTGCAGCCCGCGTCGCCGCGAAGCTGGCTTCGGAGCCGATCGAGGACCTGCGGTTGGACTTCGAGGACGGCTATGGCGATCGCGGCGATGAGGCAGAAGACGCCGACGCCGTTGCTGCCGCCGAGACTGTTGCCGCCGCGGTTGCGGCTGGGACTGCTCCGCCATTCATCGGCATCCGCTTCAAGTGCTTCGAAGCAGCCACCCGTGCCCGCGGCCTGCGGACCCTGGATCTGTTCGTCTCCACGCTTGCCGCTGCTGGTGAGCTCCCGGCCGGACTGATCCTCACGCTGCCCAAGGTCACAACGGTTGCGCAGGTGCAGGCCATGGACTTCGCAGTGTCCCGTCTTGAGGAAGTCCACGGTCTTCCCGCCGGCAGGCTCCGCTTCGAGGTCCAGGTGGAGACGCCGCAGCTCATTCTGGGCGCCGACGGAACGTCTCCCGTGGCACAACTCCCCCACGCCGTTCCTGGTCGCGTCAGCGCATTGCACTACGGCACCTACGACTACAGTGCATCTCTGGGAATCTCTGCGGAGTACCAGTCCATGGAGCACCCTGTGGCCGACTTTGCCAAGGAAGTCATGCAGCTCGCGGTGGCCGGCACCGGCATCCGCCTTTCCGACGGTTCCACCAACATCATCCCCGTGGGCGATGGCGTTGAGGACGCTTGGAAGCTCCATGGGCGCTTGGTGCGTCGTTCCCTCGAGAACGGCTACTACCAGGGTTGGGACCTGCACGCCGCCCAACTGCCCAGCCGCTTCTCGGCGTCGTACGCCTTCTATCGCGAGGGCCTGCCCGCCGCGGCACTCCGCCTCCGCAACTACGTGGAACGCACCGAAGGCGGGGTCATGGACGAACCCGCCACTGCGCGTGCACTCGCTGGCTTCGTCCTTCGCGGCGTCCAGTGCGGCGCAGTTGGGACCGACGAGGTCAAGGCGCTTGCCGGCGTCGAACTTTCCCAGCTGACCGCACTGGCGCACCCGCGGCTGGCACAACCTACTTCCCACTGA